From a single Stackebrandtia endophytica genomic region:
- the murA gene encoding UDP-N-acetylglucosamine 1-carboxyvinyltransferase, whose protein sequence is MSNDVLVVHGGTPLKGEIRVRGAKNLVSKAMVAAVLGDTPSTLHDVPAISDVDIVRGLLELHGVRTSLSGDQTLRMDPTNVVIAGVDEINVHAGSSRIPILLCGPLLHRLGRAYIPNLGGCNIGGRPIDFHLDALREFGAVIDKQPDGMHLSAPQRLQGIKYTLDYPSVGSTEQILLTAVLAEGVTELRNAAVEPEIIDLICVLQKMGAIIKVHTDRVIEIEGVERLHGYRHRPIPDRIETGSWAAAALATHGEVFVRGAKQDDMMTFLNVYRSIGGAFDIDDAPDGGIRFWHPGGELSPVALETDVHPGLMTDWQQPLVVALTQARGLSIVHETVYERRFGYTAELRQMGANIQLYRECLGGTPCRWGRRNFLHSAVIAGPSELHAADLQIPDLRAGFSHLIAALAAEGTSRVFGVDRYITRGYEDFDAKLAALGANVERP, encoded by the coding sequence TTGAGCAACGACGTTCTCGTGGTGCACGGCGGTACCCCTCTCAAAGGCGAAATCCGCGTCCGAGGCGCGAAGAACCTGGTTTCCAAAGCCATGGTCGCCGCTGTCTTGGGTGACACCCCGTCGACGCTGCACGACGTCCCGGCCATCAGTGATGTCGACATCGTGCGAGGCTTGTTGGAGCTGCACGGAGTCCGCACCAGCCTGTCCGGAGACCAGACCCTGCGCATGGATCCGACCAACGTCGTGATCGCCGGGGTCGACGAGATCAACGTGCACGCCGGCTCCAGCCGGATCCCGATCCTGCTGTGCGGACCGCTGCTGCACCGCCTCGGCCGCGCCTACATCCCCAACCTGGGTGGTTGCAACATCGGTGGTCGTCCCATCGACTTCCACCTGGACGCCCTCCGGGAGTTCGGCGCCGTCATCGACAAGCAGCCCGACGGCATGCACCTGTCGGCTCCGCAACGCCTCCAGGGCATCAAGTACACGCTGGACTACCCGTCGGTCGGCTCGACCGAACAGATCCTGTTGACGGCGGTACTGGCCGAAGGGGTCACCGAGCTGCGCAACGCCGCGGTCGAACCCGAGATCATCGACCTGATCTGCGTTCTGCAGAAGATGGGCGCGATCATCAAGGTCCACACCGACCGGGTCATCGAGATCGAAGGGGTCGAGCGCCTGCACGGCTACCGGCACCGTCCGATCCCCGACCGGATCGAGACCGGCAGCTGGGCCGCGGCCGCGCTGGCCACTCACGGTGAAGTGTTCGTCCGGGGCGCCAAGCAGGACGACATGATGACCTTCCTCAACGTATACCGCTCCATCGGTGGCGCGTTCGACATCGACGACGCCCCCGACGGTGGAATCCGGTTCTGGCACCCGGGCGGCGAACTGTCACCGGTGGCTCTGGAGACCGACGTTCATCCCGGCCTGATGACCGACTGGCAGCAGCCCCTGGTGGTGGCACTCACACAGGCGCGCGGACTGTCGATCGTTCACGAAACGGTGTACGAGCGCCGGTTCGGTTACACCGCCGAGCTGCGCCAGATGGGCGCCAACATCCAGTTGTATCGGGAGTGCCTGGGCGGTACCCCGTGTCGGTGGGGACGCCGCAACTTCCTGCACTCGGCGGTCATCGCCGGCCCCAGCGAGTTGCACGCCGCCGACCTGCAGATCCCCGACCTGCGTGCCGGCTTCAGCCACCTGATCGCGGCGTTGGCGGCCGAGGGCACCTCACGGGTGTTCGGTGTCGACCGTTACATCACCCGCGGTTACGAGGACTTCGACGCAAAGTTGGCCGCGCTGGGTGCCAACGTCGAACGGCCCTGA
- the nadA gene encoding quinolinate synthase NadA, which produces MSTFTEPAPTSTALLLLGRGSDAASEKGVDCPGELPAASDPDLIERARAAKEALGDRLFILGHHYQRDEVIQFADVTGDSFKLAQQAAARPDAEFIVFCGVHFMAESADILTGDQQTVILPDLAAGCSMADMATRQQVDECWDTLTDLGLTEDVVPVTYMNSSAAIKAFVGEHGGLVCTSSNAQRALEWAYEQGRKVLFLPDQHLGRNTAVRELGFELSDCVTYNPHKPGGGLTDEELRDARMILWRGHCSVHGRFTLDSVNEVRDRVPGVNVLVHPECKHEVVSAADLVGSTEYIIKALEAAPAGSAWAIGTELNLVRRLAHQHPDKQVMFLDKTICYCSTMNRIDLPHLVWSLEELVAGRVPNPITVDADTARHSKVALDRMLALP; this is translated from the coding sequence ATGAGCACCTTCACCGAGCCCGCCCCGACCTCCACAGCCCTGCTGCTGCTCGGTCGAGGAAGCGATGCCGCTTCGGAGAAGGGGGTCGACTGTCCCGGCGAGCTACCCGCCGCCTCCGACCCCGACCTCATCGAGCGGGCTCGTGCCGCCAAAGAGGCGCTCGGGGACCGGCTGTTCATCCTCGGACACCACTACCAACGTGACGAGGTCATCCAGTTCGCCGACGTCACCGGTGACTCGTTCAAACTGGCTCAGCAGGCCGCCGCCCGTCCCGACGCCGAATTCATCGTGTTCTGCGGCGTCCACTTCATGGCCGAATCGGCCGACATCCTCACCGGGGACCAGCAGACGGTGATCCTGCCCGACCTGGCCGCCGGCTGCTCGATGGCCGACATGGCGACCCGGCAACAGGTCGACGAGTGCTGGGACACCCTGACCGACCTCGGACTGACCGAGGACGTCGTGCCGGTCACCTACATGAACTCCTCGGCCGCCATCAAGGCGTTCGTCGGCGAGCACGGCGGCCTGGTGTGCACCTCCTCCAACGCCCAACGCGCCCTGGAATGGGCCTACGAACAGGGCCGGAAGGTGCTGTTCCTCCCCGACCAGCACCTGGGTCGCAACACCGCGGTACGCGAACTCGGATTCGAGTTGAGCGACTGCGTGACCTACAACCCACACAAGCCCGGTGGCGGATTGACCGATGAGGAACTCCGCGACGCACGCATGATCCTGTGGCGGGGTCACTGCTCGGTGCACGGACGGTTCACCCTCGACAGCGTCAACGAGGTACGCGACCGCGTTCCCGGTGTCAACGTGCTGGTGCACCCCGAGTGCAAGCACGAGGTGGTATCGGCCGCCGACCTGGTCGGATCCACCGAATACATCATCAAAGCCCTGGAGGCGGCCCCGGCCGGTTCGGCTTGGGCCATCGGTACCGAGCTCAACCTGGTGCGGCGGCTCGCACACCAGCACCCCGACAAACAGGTCATGTTCCTGGACAAGACCATCTGCTACTGCTCGACCATGAACCGCATCGATCTGCCGCACCTGGTGTGGTCACTGGAGGAGTTGGTGGCGGGGCGGGTGCCCAACCCGATCACCGTCGACGCCGACACCGCCCGTCACTCGAAGGTGGCGCTTGACCGGATGCTCGCCCTGCCTTAG
- a CDS encoding glycerate kinase: MRIVICPDKFAGTLSAPEVAEALATGWLSVSPDDTITRLPLADGGPGMLDALEAALGGRRVPVTVTDPLGRSVEAHCLYVGDTAYIESSQACGLHLLAETERDPLRATSFGLGTLITHAVENGMRTVVIGLGGSATNDAGAGMLIPLGYTPLDGSGRTLPYGGGVLADCDRLVGSARLRGVTLVAATDVDNPLCGITGASAVFGPQKGASDNDVQILDHALVRFSQVLERDVVGCPPGVADLPGAGAAGGLGAALYALGAQRTSGTELITTTVGLTDALDDADLVITGEGSFDHQSLRGKLVSGVAEASLERGLPCTVAAGRVTVGRREMLAMGVTRAVSLAEHFGSIDEAMAKPAEGLRALGARLARQWSR; this comes from the coding sequence GTGCGCATTGTGATTTGCCCGGACAAGTTCGCCGGGACCCTGTCGGCACCCGAGGTGGCCGAGGCCCTGGCCACCGGCTGGCTGTCGGTGTCACCCGACGACACGATCACCCGGTTGCCGTTGGCCGACGGCGGGCCCGGGATGCTCGACGCCCTCGAAGCGGCCCTCGGTGGGCGCCGAGTCCCCGTCACCGTGACCGATCCGCTGGGGCGGAGCGTCGAAGCCCACTGCCTGTACGTCGGTGACACCGCTTACATCGAGAGCTCGCAGGCCTGCGGACTGCACCTGCTGGCCGAAACCGAACGCGACCCGCTGCGAGCGACCTCGTTCGGGCTGGGCACCCTCATCACCCACGCCGTCGAGAACGGCATGCGCACCGTCGTAATCGGTCTGGGCGGTTCGGCCACCAACGACGCCGGCGCCGGCATGCTCATCCCGCTGGGCTACACACCACTGGACGGATCGGGCCGCACGCTGCCCTACGGCGGCGGTGTCCTGGCCGACTGCGACCGACTGGTCGGCTCGGCTCGGCTGCGCGGGGTCACCCTCGTCGCCGCCACCGACGTCGACAACCCGCTGTGCGGCATCACCGGTGCCTCGGCGGTCTTCGGTCCGCAGAAGGGCGCCTCGGACAACGACGTTCAGATCCTCGACCACGCGCTGGTGCGGTTCTCGCAGGTACTGGAACGCGACGTCGTGGGCTGTCCGCCCGGAGTCGCCGACCTTCCCGGTGCCGGTGCCGCCGGTGGACTCGGCGCGGCGCTGTACGCGCTGGGAGCGCAACGCACCTCGGGCACCGAACTCATCACCACCACCGTCGGGTTGACCGACGCGTTGGACGACGCCGACCTGGTCATCACCGGGGAGGGCTCGTTCGACCATCAGTCGTTGCGCGGCAAGTTGGTCTCCGGGGTGGCCGAGGCCTCGCTGGAACGGGGACTACCCTGCACCGTCGCCGCGGGCCGGGTGACGGTCGGACGCCGCGAGATGCTCGCCATGGGGGTCACCCGTGCGGTCTCGTTGGCCGAGCATTTCGGCTCGATCGACGAGGCGATGGCCAAGCCGGCGGAGGGTCTGCGAGCATTGGGGGCCCGACTGGCGCGCCAATGGAGCCGGTGA
- the erpA gene encoding iron-sulfur cluster insertion protein ErpA, with product MTETQTETTNPTGVVLTDVAAEKVKALLEQEGRDDLRLRVAVQPGGCSGLRYQLFFDERSLDGDVVQKYDGFEVVVDRMSVPYLAGASIDFADRIDAQGFTIDNPNAGGSCACGDSFH from the coding sequence GTGACCGAAACCCAAACCGAGACCACCAACCCGACCGGTGTCGTGCTCACCGACGTCGCGGCCGAGAAGGTCAAGGCACTGCTGGAACAGGAGGGTCGTGACGACCTGCGACTGCGCGTCGCGGTGCAGCCGGGTGGATGTTCCGGCCTGCGCTACCAGTTGTTCTTCGACGAGCGTTCCCTGGACGGAGACGTCGTTCAGAAGTACGACGGCTTCGAGGTCGTCGTCGACCGGATGAGCGTTCCCTACCTCGCCGGTGCCAGCATCGACTTCGCCGACCGCATCGACGCGCAGGGGTTCACCATCGACAACCCCAACGCGGGCGGCTCCTGCGCCTGTGGTGACTCGTTCCACTAG
- a CDS encoding carbohydrate kinase family protein, with protein sequence MKIAVTGSIATDHLMHFPGRFNEQFLDGKLEKVSLSFLVDDLVLRRGGIAANICYGMGRLGLNPVLVGAVGKDFFDDYQGWLAGFGVDTDSVYVSDSAHTARFVCTTDEDLCQIASFYAGAMAEARDIDLAPIHERVGGLDLVLVGANDPTAMLRHSQQCRDLGIPFAADPSQQLARLDGEGARQLIEGAKFLMTNEYEKELLESKTGLTESEILDRVQVRVTTLGKDGVEIVGRGLERIHVPVAREIKAYDPTGVGDGFRAGFFAGLSWGLSARRAAEIGSMVATLVLETVGTQEYSIDPASFLRRLGESYGPACEAEVSSHLVAA encoded by the coding sequence ATGAAGATCGCCGTAACCGGTTCGATCGCCACCGACCACCTCATGCACTTCCCCGGCCGTTTCAATGAGCAGTTCCTCGACGGCAAGCTTGAGAAGGTCTCTCTGTCATTCCTGGTCGATGACCTGGTTCTTCGTCGGGGAGGTATCGCGGCCAACATCTGCTACGGCATGGGACGCCTCGGGTTGAACCCGGTCCTGGTCGGCGCGGTCGGCAAGGACTTCTTCGACGACTACCAGGGATGGCTGGCCGGATTCGGCGTCGACACCGACTCGGTGTACGTCAGCGACTCCGCCCACACCGCTCGCTTCGTGTGCACCACCGACGAGGACCTGTGCCAGATCGCCTCGTTCTACGCCGGTGCCATGGCCGAAGCCCGTGACATCGATCTGGCCCCGATCCACGAGCGCGTCGGCGGCCTCGACCTCGTTCTCGTCGGCGCCAACGACCCGACCGCGATGCTGCGCCACAGTCAGCAATGTCGTGACCTGGGGATTCCGTTCGCCGCTGACCCGTCGCAGCAGCTGGCCCGGCTTGACGGTGAAGGTGCCCGGCAACTCATCGAGGGCGCCAAGTTCCTGATGACCAACGAGTATGAGAAGGAACTGCTGGAGTCCAAGACCGGCCTCACCGAATCCGAGATCCTCGACCGGGTCCAGGTGCGGGTCACCACCCTGGGCAAGGACGGTGTGGAGATCGTCGGACGGGGTTTGGAACGCATTCACGTTCCGGTCGCCCGCGAGATCAAGGCCTATGACCCGACCGGCGTCGGCGACGGCTTCCGTGCCGGATTCTTCGCCGGGCTGTCCTGGGGCCTGTCGGCCCGCCGCGCCGCCGAGATCGGCAGCATGGTCGCCACTCTGGTCCTGGAGACCGTCGGCACCCAGGAGTACTCGATCGACCCGGCCTCGTTCCTGCGTCGTCTGGGGGAGTCCTACGGCCCCGCCTGCGAAGCAGAGGTGTCATCACACCTGGTCGCGGCCTGA